The Gammaproteobacteria bacterium sequence CCACTCATCCCTCGTCATTACGCGCATGCGCAGCACCTCTCGTGTGACCGCATCGCTCTCGCCGATAGCAAGTGAAATCCATGTTCGGGTAGTATCGTGCTTTCCTCCTGATACGAGCCCGATCGTTGCCTACACGCCATCGCTTTAGGTGCATCGAAATCCGGTGGCCGTATATTATGCGCGCGCGAATGTCCACGAGCGTGCTAGTTTTCCTGTTCGCCTTGTTGCCGTCGATCGTGGCGGCGGAACCCTTCGTGCCGCACGACAACGATCAGGTTCTGGAGCGCCTACCCTTCGTGCCCGGCGACTCTTCGATACGTGCACTTCGCGTGCGTCGTGCGGCATTGGCGAGTGATCCACGTAATATTGATCTGGCGATAGAAGCCGCGACGGACTACATCAGCACGGGTCGAATTACAGGCGATCCGCGCTTTTACGGTTATGCCCAGGCGGCCCTGGATCCCTGGTGGACTTCTGCCGATGCGCCCACGCAGATTCTGGTATTGCGCGCCGACGTGAAACAGGCCTCGCATGACTTCCATGGCGCACTGCGTGATCTAAATCTGGCTATTGAAAAGGAGCCGGATAATCTGAATGCCGTGCTGACGCGCGCGATCGTTCTGCAGGTACAGGGGCGCTTCGGCGAGGCACAGAACGATTGTGCCCGATTGCTGGACGCTGCCCGCCGTGCACCGTTGCTGCAATTAACCGCGACTACGTGCGCCGCCAGTGTCGCCAGTTTCAGCGGTGGCGCGACGCGAAGTTTCGATATTTTGAACACTGCGCTGCAGCGCGCGAGTGTTGCTGACGTTCAGGGCAGGGACTGGGCATTGACGACGCTGGCCGATATTGCCGCGCGACTCGGCCGGGCGCGTGTCGCCGATCGATTTTTTCGCGCGGCGCTTACCATTGAACAGGACGCGTGGCTGTTGAGTGCTTATGCCGATTTTTTGCTTGCACAAGGTCGCCCGCAAGAGGTTATCGAATTGCTTCGCGACAAGACCGACGTCGATACGCTTCTGTTGTTGCTGACCCTGGCTGAGCAGGAACTGGATGCCCCATCGCTTGTCGAGCATGTGGAGTTGCTGCGTGATCGATTCGCCGCCAGCCGTCTGCGCAATGATCAACGTCATCTGCGCGAAGAGGCGCGCTTCACCCTGCATATTCTCGATCGGCCGAAGCCTGCTTTGCAACTTGCGCGGGCCAACTGGCATGTACAACACGAGCCCGAGGATGCACGTATTCTGCTGCAAGCCGCGCTGGCTGCCGATAGATTTAAGCCCGCCGAGCCGGTTTTGGCATTTCTGGAACATAGTCGTCTGGAAGATGTTCGCCTTGAACGCTTGACCGGGCGCGTCCGCGCGGCGATAGTCCAATGACGCGAGGATTTGGTTTCATTTCCGCCCTGGTCGCCGTGCTGTTTATGTTTTACCCGATTGCGCACGCACACAAGCCGAGCGACAGTTATTTGCGTCTGAGCATTGACCGCGAACGTATCGCAGGTCAATGGGATTTGGCGCTGCGCGATCTGGAATACGCCATCGGTCTGGACCTGAATGGTGACGGCAACATTACCTGGAGTGAACTGCGCAGTCGGCATGCCGCAATTGCCGACTATGTCCTGCCCAGACTCGATGTGATCGCCGACGGCGCGCCTTGCAATCGAAGCATTACCAAACATCTGGTCGACTATCACACCGACGGCGCTTACACGGTGCTGCGTTTTGGCATTGAATGTGCCCGCGCGCCGGCCGCGCTCACTGTGACATACAGACTGTTCGCCGATCTCGATCCACAGCATCGGGGCATTATGCGGCTGGATTATCGAGGCAGCGCGCGTACCGCGATCTTCGGGCCCGATCATGCCACGCAGACCTTCAAACTAGGCGTCGCGAACACCTGGACACAGTTTCTGACCTTCGTGCGCGAAGGCGTGTGGCATATCTGGATCGGCCTTGACCACATTCTGTTTATCATTGCATTGCTGCTGCTCTGCGTGCTTTATCGCGAGAGGCAAGGCTGGCATCCCGCCCCCCGTTTCCGGCCGGCGTTGTGGAACGTGCTCAAAATCGTCACCGCGTTTACGCTCGCCCACTCGATCACTCTGAGCCTCGCCGCGCTGGGCATCATCAATCTGCCGACGCGTTTCGTTGAGTCCGCGATCGCGGCTTCAATCGTGATCGGCGCCTTGAATAACGTCTATCCTCTCGTGCTCAAGCGTTTGTGGCTGGTGGCGTTCGGTTTCGGATTGCTGCATGGATTCGGGTTCGCGAGCGTCCTTGCCGATCTCGAACTGCCGCGGGACGCACTGCTGCTTTCGCTGGTGGGATTTAACCTGGGCGTCGAAGTCGGTCAGGTCGTTATTGTCGCCGCCTTCGTGCCGCTGGCGTTTCTCATGCGTCGCACCTGGATGTACCGGCGGCTGGTTTTGATGGGCGGTTCATTGACGATCGCGCTGCTCGCTTCGATCTGGATGGCGGAGCGGGTATTTAACTTCAAGCTACTGCCCGTGTAACAAAACTTACGGGCGCAATGTGTCTATGCCGGCTTGATGTGGCCGTTGGTCATTCTGTCCGCTTAATCCCCGCGTTTATCGTGATTCCATTCCCACCGTCGGTCGCGGAACTCACGGCACCCCTATAATCGCAACCTTGTGGCGCAGCGTGAAATACGAATGCCTCTACATCCGGGCATTCGAGAACGGTAAAACCTTGCAACAGGGACTGAAGCAATACTTCGACTGGTATAATCGGCAACGTCCTCACCAGGGTCTGGATGACCAGACGCCGGATGAAGTTTACCGGGGCTTGCCCCATTGGCGACAGGCCGCCTGAGCCTGATCACAATCACAGTCAGAGCTTATCGAAACCCTCAGGCTGTCCAAACAATGGGGTCCACTCCATACAGCCTTTACCCACTCGCCTGGGTGCAGAAGTTTCCGCCTACCGATATTGCTCGCGCTCATGCCCAGCGAACAGTCTCATCGCACTGCGGGAAATCGGCGTAGGAGAGCTTGGCCTCTCGAAGTCAACGCTTGTCGAAAGAGTAAAGGAAACGCTTGAGACGTTGGACATCAAATCGATTTCGGAATGGCGCACGCTGAACCTCGAAAAACATCTCACCACGCTCCGGTTTGATATCGCCCTTTGTACCCAGCCGCCCGCTGCGTTTCCAGTTCTGGTCATGGAACTGGACGGTCCCGAACATCGCACCGACAAAGATCGGATCGAGAACGATGTTATCAAGAACGCGGTGTGCCTGGCTTTAGGCTTGCCTCTGCTCCGAATTCCGCTTGGTAAAGATATTCAGAAGAAAAGCAATTTAACGTTTGACGACATTGATAAGCGCATGATGTCGCTCTGCTCTTCAGCGGTATCGCTTGCAAGCGAGCTCTGTAATGCGTGGTGGTTTTTAGAACAAAGTATTACGTCCATTGCGAGCATCATTAAAAGTGACCCCTCCGAAAACGGTACTGAGATTGGGCAAATTGTGAGTCGGTTACAGGCTTGGATGCAAATAAATTACAAGGTGTTTTTGGGATGGAAGGATCTCGCAGACATCGAAAGCGGGCGAATGGACGATTTAGGGCGGCCATATGAACAGTATTGGGAGGAAATGTTACTCTGGGAATCGGCAAATTCGTTGGGTGAGTTGTTTGACGTACATTGCGAGCCTTCGACCGTGGCGCTCGGAACGATGCATTTTTCTGCCTTAGTGCATGATGAGATGAGCAGACTGCTACTTTCGAGAGGTCTTTCCCCATACCTCTCGTGGACTGTAAGAGTATCGGGGCACAAGCTGTATGCGGATGATCGTATTCAAAGCCGGTTCACATCCCTCCTTACTCAATGGACCTGCGTGCAGCAGAGGTGCGTAACGCTTGTACCGAGGCTTACTCGTGACTATGCGGCGATTCTGCCGGAGCCGATTGATGAGCTAAAGCGCCTGGCGTTGCGACCTAATACGCGTTAGAACGCATACTACGCGCCCTGCGGTACGTGCGGCGGCGGCCGCACCATGGGTCGTTGCGCCCGACGCGTGGTGCGCGCCTACGGTGGCTGGATAGCAAGTGTAGGTTAATGAAGGGGACGAGACCATTTCATCAACCTCCAAACCAGATGCCGCGACAGCCCAGCCTGCTTCTAAATGCGTGTAAAATCGCTCGTTCCATGAAAGCCGCGCTCAAAGTGTTCCTCGGTCTTCTCACACTTGCGATTCTGCTGGCTGTGATCGCGTGGCTGATGCCCGCCCAGCAACGTTCGGCGCTGCTTGCGGTCTTTAAAGCATCGTCAACCGGCATTTCCGCAACGGACGTCGATCAAAGCGGCGACGAGGAAGGGGACGACGAAGCCCCGCAGCGCGCGCTGCTGTACCGGGGAGAACCCGCGGTAAAACTTACACCACAGGAGCAGCGCCGCAGCGGCATCCGTACGGCGCCGCTTGAACAGACGAGTTATCGGGCGGAAGACCGCGTCTACGGAGACGTTATCAATATCCTGCCGCTGTTGCTACTGCGCGCGCGATTCGCGCAGGCGAGAGCGGTGCTGGCGATCGCCGATGCGCGGCTGCAGGTCTCCATGCAGGAATACGAGCGGCTGCGCGGCCTCAATGTGCAGGTCAGCGTGATTTCGGCCGGGCGCATGCGTCAGGCGCAGTCGCGCTGGGAGGTGGATCAGGCACAACGCTCCGCGGCGGAAACGCGGATCGCCAACACCCGCGCGCAGGCTGTGCAGAAGTGGGGCGTTGTGCTGACAACGGCGACGCTTGAGGATGACTCCGAACGTCTGGAACGGCTTGCGAAGCGTGATGACGTGTTGTTGCGGCTGTCGGTAACCTCCGGCGAGAAGCTTTCATCGACCACCGACGCCTTTGTCGATGCCGCCGGCAATCGCCATCGGGCGCGCAAGGCGCGGTTCATCTCGGTCGCAACGCAAACCGACCCGCTTTCGCAGGGCGAGACGTATTTCTTTGCCGCTCCCGCCGAGGATTTGCGCACCGGCATGCGGGTCAGCGCGTGGATCGCGCGTGGCGAAGACTCGTCCTCCGGCTTGTTGATCCCCGGAGCCGCAGCGATCTGGTACGCAGGAAGGCCGTGGGCTTACGTGCAGGTAAACGACGAGCTGTTCGCGCGACGCATGATACCCGCCGCGAATATGCCCGGCGGCTGGTTCGCGCACGAGGGTTTCAGTGCAGAAGAGCCGGTGGTCATCACCGGCGGACAGATGCTGTTGTCAGAGGAGTTTCGCTGGCAGATCCCGGAAGAGGATGATGATTAAGTGGCATCAACCACAATGCGGACCTCCTTCGTCGAGCACTTGTCCCCCTGGCGAGGTGCTCTTTCTAAGGGAGATATCGGACCAGAGCGAAGTTAAAGTTGCCGTTAGCAACGGGTGAGTCAGAACCCCCTGCCACGACGATCAGTCCGTCGGGCTGAATGGCGATGGCGTTGGCGCGGTCAGTACTACCACCGAAATCAGTCAGCACCCGGTTGTTGGTTCCAAAGTCGGTAATGGCGACGCCGTTGAGGCCATACCGCACCAGCGCAAAGTTGGTATTGCCCACGCCGAGCGGCGCGTCAGACCATCCTGCCGCCACGACCCGCCCGTCGGTCTGGATGGCGATCGCGTTGGCTTCATCGTGGCTGCGTTCGACGGTGCCGTCGCCGAGGGCGCGATTATCGAAATCCGAGAGCGAAATCCCCGGGTTTAAAGTACTAGCCGCGAAGGTGAGATCGAGGGCGCCAGCCAAACTGGTGCCGTCCGGAGCGGTACCAGCAGATAAATACCGGGCCACGGCGAAGTTAAAGTCGTCATTGGGGGCATTAGACTTGCCTGCCACCACGATTCTGCCATCGGCCTGGACGGCGATAGCGGTGACCAGATCTCGGGATAGGTCACCATCAGGCAATTGACGGAAATTCGTAAGCACCCGGTTATTAATGCCAAAATTGGTATCGGGGACGCTGGCGGCGCTATACCGGACGAGGCCAAAGTCCTGACTGCCATTGGCGTCGGATGTTCCCGCGACCACGATCTGACCGTCGGGCAGAACGGCGACGGCGTTGGCCCCATCGAAGCTGCCATTGCCAAAATCCGTGAGCACTGTGCCGGGAAATATGGAATTATCTCCGAAGGTGGTATCGAGTGTGCCGTTGGCGTTGTACCGGACCAGTGCAAAGTTGCCGTCAACGCCGGTGGGAGCCGTAGAAAATCCTGCTACCACGATCTTGCCGTCCGGCTGCAGGGCGATGGCTCTGGCCTCATCGATGAAGCCGTCACGAAAATCCAAAAGCGTGGTGCCAGGGAATATAGAATTATCGCCAAAGGTGGTGTCCACGCCGCCGTCGGAATTGTAGCGGACTAAGGCGAAGTTGGAATCACCATTGGGGGCATCAGAAAATCCCGCCACCACGATCTTGCCATCGGCCTGGATGGCAAGCGCGCGAGCCCCGTCCGCGCTGCGTCTGGTAGGTTCAGCAGGGTCATCAGTCGGCACGTCGGTACGGAAATTGGTGAGCACACCGGGCAGGCCAAAGGTGGTATCGAGGCTCCCGTCGGGATTGTAGCGGACCACCGCGAAGTTAAGATCGCCGTTTGCAACAGGAGCATTGGACGATCCGACCGCTACGATCTTGCCGTCCGGCTGGATGGCTACCCCGAAGGCCTCATCAAAGGCGGTGGCAAAATTAGTGGTCACCCGCCCGTTCGTACCGAATGTGAGATCCGGGGTGCCACTTTGAGCATGAGCTATACCCGCCGCCGCCGCGAGCAAAGCCGTGATTCCGGCGGGTAGGAAAGACAACCAAAGTTTACAGTTTTTGTTAGTACTATTTGCTTGATATACGGCCCTTAATCTATGCGCGTACGTCATGACCTTCTCCTTGTGCCGAGAAACAGGACTCGCTGTCAGGCAAGCTCTGAACTAATCCGCAGTCTCTAAATATATATAGTACATTCCGTATGGTTTTTCCACTGTGTTCTCATCATTCGCGGCTGATGTCGCCAAGGACGGCGCGTCCGCTTGAGAGGCGAAGCCGTTCCATGACGAAGGACAAAAGAGTTTCTTAAGCGATGCTGGCCGCCATTGTCCATTTTGCAGTGCGGTTTCGGGGCGTGGTGGTGGCGAGTGCCATGCTGCTGCTCGTATACGGCGGCTATCAGCTATTCCACGCCGGACTGGACATCTTCCCGGAGTTCTCGCCCAAACAGGTCATCATTCAGACCGAGGCGCCGGGACTTGCCGCCGAGCAGGTGGAAGTGCTGGTCACCCAGCATCTGGAGAGCGCGCTGGGCGGGATCATCGACCTGCAGACGATAAGCTCGGAATCAATCCAGGGCCTGTCGGTAGTGACGCTCATTTTCGGGGACGACACCGACATTTATCGCAACCGTCAGCTCGCCGCCGAGCGACTCGCTATCGCGCGCGAGCGCCTGCCGCCGGGTGCGGGCCCGCCGGTGATAGTGCCATTATCGTCTTCGTCGGCGACTGTGATGACCATCGGCGTTACTTCGCAAAGCCGCAGCCTGATGGACTTGCGCACCATCGTGGACTGGACGCTGGTGCCACGATTGATGAGCGTGCCGGGCGTAGCGGACGTCAACATCTTTGGCGGCGACGTACGGCAATTGCAGGTGCAGATAAGACCCGAGGCACTGCACAAATACCGGATTTCGCTGCAGGAGGTCGCAGCAGCCGTCAGCCAGGCGGCCGGCACGCCGGGGCTTGGTGTCGTCGCCAACGAAAACCAGCAGTTCGCAATCCAGGTCGCGGGCCAGGCCGATACCGCACGGGCGCTGCGGGAGCTTGCCCTGAAGCGGCATCGCGGCGCGAACGTGCTGCTGGGCGACGTCGCTACCATTACCATGGCCGCGGCCCCGCCCATCGGCGCGGCGCAGATCATGGGCGAGCCGGGTGTGGTTATGATGATTATTGGCCAGTACGGGGCCAATACGTTCACCGTCTCGCGTGATCTGGAGGCCGCGCTTGCGGAGTTAGGCGACATCTTCGCGCAGGAAGGCGTCACCCTGCATGGAGGGTTGTTCCGCCCGGCCAGCTACATCGAAACTTCGCTTTCCAGCATTGGCGGGCACCTGCTCATCGGCGGCGCGCTGGTTGTGGCCGTGCTGTTGGTCTTTCTATACAACGCGCGCACCGCCCTGATCTCCACGGTCGCAATCCCGTTGTCGTTGCTGAGTGCGGCGACCGTGCTGGTTAACCTTGGCTTGAGTCTGAATATCATGGTGCTGGGCGGCCTGGCCATCGCGCTGGGCGAGGTGGTGGACGATGCCATCATCGACACCGAGAACATCTTCCGGCGCCTGCGGGAAAACCATCGCCACGTGTCGCCCGAGTCTATCGGCAGGGTGATCTTCAACGCCTCGATGGAAGTGCGCGGCTCGGTTGTTTACGCCACGTTCATCGTGGCGCTGGTGTTCGTGCCGTTGCTGACCTTGGGCGGTGTGGCGGGGCGGCTGTTCGCGCCGTTAGGGATAGCCTATATCCTCGCGATCATGGCCTCGCTGGTAGTGGCGCTCACCGTCACGCCGGCGCTGTGCTATGTGCTGCTGGGCAACGGCCGCTACGGGCACGATGACCCGCCCCTGATTCGCTGGCTGAAACCGCGGTACGGCAGGCTGTTGACGGTGATCGGTCGCAAGCCGCGCACGGCCATGACTTTCACGGCCATTACCCTGGCCGCCGGGTTGTCGATACTGCCGCTGCTGGGTGGCGAGTTTCTGCCCGAACTGCGCGAAGGGCATTACATGGTGCACACGGCCAGCGTGCCCGGCACTTCATTGCACGAGTCCATCCGCGTCGGTTCGCGCCTCACCGAACGGTTTCTGGACATTCCGGGTGTCGTGTCGGTGTCGCAGTGGGCCGGGCGGGCGGAGCGCGGCGCTGACACTTACGGCAGCCATTACAGCGAGTACGAGGTCGAACTAACGCCGCTGTCGGGCACGGCGCAGCAACGGGTATTCGACCGACTACGCGCGATACTGGATGATTTTCCTGGCATCGTGTACGAGGCCAACACGTTTCTGATCGAACGGGTGGACGAAACCATTTCGGGGTACACCGCGCCGGTGGTGGTCAATATTTACGGCAAGGATCTGGACGAACTGGATGCTCTGGCGCGGCAGGCCGCCGCCGCCATCAGTGCGATCGACGGCGCGCAGGCCGTACAGGTGCGCTCGCCGCCCGGTACGCCGCTCGCGCGCGTGCGGCTGATTCCCGCGCGTCTGATCGATCTGGGTGTGCGCCCGATGGCGGTAATACGCGCGCTCCAGATTGCTTACGAAGGCGCGGTCGTAGGCAGGGCCTTCGAGGGCAACCGCGTGTTCGATGTCGCGGTTGCGCTGGAACCGGCGTTCACGCGCAATCCGCGTGACATCGGTCAATTACCGATCAAGACCCTGGATGGTGGCATCGTGGCGCTTGATGCACTCGCCGAAGTCGAGCAGTCCAGCGGACGCTATTCGGTGCTGCATCGCGGGGCGCAGCGGGTGCAGACCGTCACTGCCGATGTCGAAGGCCGCGATCTCGCCTCGTTTTTTGCTGAACTAAAGACCCGCGTAGATGCGGAAGTAAAATTCAGCGCGGACACGTATCCTGAATACACCGGCGCGGCCGTCGAGCAGGCCGCGGCGCGGGATGAACTGATCGTGCATTCACTGTTCGCGGGCGCTGGCGTGCTGGTGCTGATCTATGTCGCGCTGGGATCGTTGCGACATGCATTGCTGATTCTCCTGAACATACCGTTTTCGCTGGTGGGCGGCGTGATCGCGGCGCTGGCCACCGGCGGCGTGCTGTCGGTGGGCTCCATGGTGGGCTTCGTTACCCTGTTCGGCATCACCGTGCGCAATTCCATCATGCTGATCTCGCATTACCAGCATCTGGTTGCAAACGAAGGTATGCGCTGGGGGCGGCAGACCGCGCTGCGCGGCGCTCAGGAACGGCTGACTTCGATTCTGGTGACCGCGCTGGTCACGGCGCTGGCGATGTTGCCGATCGC is a genomic window containing:
- a CDS encoding DUF2726 domain-containing protein, which codes for MDIKSISEWRTLNLEKHLTTLRFDIALCTQPPAAFPVLVMELDGPEHRTDKDRIENDVIKNAVCLALGLPLLRIPLGKDIQKKSNLTFDDIDKRMMSLCSSAVSLASELCNAWWFLEQSITSIASIIKSDPSENGTEIGQIVSRLQAWMQINYKVFLGWKDLADIESGRMDDLGRPYEQYWEEMLLWESANSLGELFDVHCEPSTVALGTMHFSALVHDEMSRLLLSRGLSPYLSWTVRVSGHKLYADDRIQSRFTSLLTQWTCVQQRCVTLVPRLTRDYAAILPEPIDELKRLALRPNTR
- a CDS encoding HupE/UreJ family protein, with amino-acid sequence MTRGFGFISALVAVLFMFYPIAHAHKPSDSYLRLSIDRERIAGQWDLALRDLEYAIGLDLNGDGNITWSELRSRHAAIADYVLPRLDVIADGAPCNRSITKHLVDYHTDGAYTVLRFGIECARAPAALTVTYRLFADLDPQHRGIMRLDYRGSARTAIFGPDHATQTFKLGVANTWTQFLTFVREGVWHIWIGLDHILFIIALLLLCVLYRERQGWHPAPRFRPALWNVLKIVTAFTLAHSITLSLAALGIINLPTRFVESAIAASIVIGALNNVYPLVLKRLWLVAFGFGLLHGFGFASVLADLELPRDALLLSLVGFNLGVEVGQVVIVAAFVPLAFLMRRTWMYRRLVLMGGSLTIALLASIWMAERVFNFKLLPV
- a CDS encoding transposase, whose amino-acid sequence is MKYECLYIRAFENGKTLQQGLKQYFDWYNRQRPHQGLDDQTPDEVYRGLPHWRQAA
- a CDS encoding efflux RND transporter permease subunit, giving the protein MLAAIVHFAVRFRGVVVASAMLLLVYGGYQLFHAGLDIFPEFSPKQVIIQTEAPGLAAEQVEVLVTQHLESALGGIIDLQTISSESIQGLSVVTLIFGDDTDIYRNRQLAAERLAIARERLPPGAGPPVIVPLSSSSATVMTIGVTSQSRSLMDLRTIVDWTLVPRLMSVPGVADVNIFGGDVRQLQVQIRPEALHKYRISLQEVAAAVSQAAGTPGLGVVANENQQFAIQVAGQADTARALRELALKRHRGANVLLGDVATITMAAAPPIGAAQIMGEPGVVMMIIGQYGANTFTVSRDLEAALAELGDIFAQEGVTLHGGLFRPASYIETSLSSIGGHLLIGGALVVAVLLVFLYNARTALISTVAIPLSLLSAATVLVNLGLSLNIMVLGGLAIALGEVVDDAIIDTENIFRRLRENHRHVSPESIGRVIFNASMEVRGSVVYATFIVALVFVPLLTLGGVAGRLFAPLGIAYILAIMASLVVALTVTPALCYVLLGNGRYGHDDPPLIRWLKPRYGRLLTVIGRKPRTAMTFTAITLAAGLSILPLLGGEFLPELREGHYMVHTASVPGTSLHESIRVGSRLTERFLDIPGVVSVSQWAGRAERGADTYGSHYSEYEVELTPLSGTAQQRVFDRLRAILDDFPGIVYEANTFLIERVDETISGYTAPVVVNIYGKDLDELDALARQAAAAISAIDGAQAVQVRSPPGTPLARVRLIPARLIDLGVRPMAVIRALQIAYEGAVVGRAFEGNRVFDVAVALEPAFTRNPRDIGQLPIKTLDGGIVALDALAEVEQSSGRYSVLHRGAQRVQTVTADVEGRDLASFFAELKTRVDAEVKFSADTYPEYTGAAVEQAAARDELIVHSLFAGAGVLVLIYVALGSLRHALLILLNIPFSLVGGVIAALATGGVLSVGSMVGFVTLFGITVRNSIMLISHYQHLVANEGMRWGRQTALRGAQERLTSILVTALVTALAMLPIAVGSDNPGREIMGPMAAVIIGGLASSTVLNLLIMPIVMLRYGRFEATPEETLEFRPNN